In the Silene latifolia isolate original U9 population chromosome 1, ASM4854445v1, whole genome shotgun sequence genome, AGAATCTTTCGACAGAACAATTTTACTTACATGTTCAACTTCTGATGCTCTTGAGCGTCGTTGGTACCTTTTAGAGAATTTCCTTGGGACTACATTAGATGTAGATGGCTTACAATTGAAAAATGAATCGGATTCATAAGCCTCTTCCATTTTCACCTCTTGTAGTGGATAAGTGTTAATCTGTTTAAGTGAATGCTGTGAACGACAAGATAAACATCAATCAACCGATTCAAAGAAAACTCCTGACAGTAATTATGCCGCATATGCAACAAAAATTAGCTGAAATACATTGTGAAGAGTTTGTAGCAAGATGTCACCTCGGTATGATGGCGTTCCATGTTCATATATGACTCAGTTGAAGCAACCTCATCCTTAGGCACTAGGCAATTCAACTGATGCATAAGAGAATTAAGCGGATTTCAACACACGAGGAATATATTTTTCCATATTttcaatggagccaaagactcattactctttggttatggattataatggaataaatcaaaatggctcactaaagtggttgcgcttctttcttttgtgaagtagcggtccttcaatgcagttctcgacgcaattttcatcttgggtcattcggaaacagcctctttgtgttgctaacacaagggtaaggctgcgtacatccgaccccccccttaccccgcaatttgcgggagccattgaggcactggggtaatgttgttgttgttgttgttgttgtattgctgCGAATAATCTAACAAAAAAGAACGAATTCCATGAAGGATATCCCTACCATAGATGTATCGAGTCTCCTGCTTCCACTGTTCTCATATGGACAATAGAAAGGAAGTGCAGCTAACTCAACTGGATTTCCATCATAAAATGTCCCACTTCCCATATCAATCGAATTATTAGTGTACGGGCCAAGAAGTGCATGATTTTGTATGCTTTCAGTTCCAATGTAAGGTGCCTTCAAATGGAATTCAGAGAaaccgctaaaagctatcatgttGTCAGCAGAATCGCATTGATACTCCATATCTTTAATTGGGTCCTTAGGAACAAAGGAATGACTGTTCATGCTATAGTCTAGACTACGGAAAGGTACTTGCTCGTCACAAAACAGCTTGTTTGAGTGAAAACTAGCTGAATTCATCTGTTGAACATTCGAACATAGTAAAAAAAATAAGCTTGTTTAGTATGTGCAAGACAAGTGAAATAAAAGTGCTCTCCAGAGCTTCCACCTCTATGTCTCCATCAACTGACAGCATATTGGAATGATAAGACGGAAATGCAAAGCATGATTGCCAAATTTGATGTGAATATGTATATAATCTGTATTAAGCAATATGACAGAACATGCTCAAACTAAGTTGTGATTCGCTAGGGTCAGACAGATCTGTAACCTAGATGCAATGCACGGAAATTCTGATGACACTACCAAATCATACTATTCTAACATTCTTTATAGAATTGAAGGTAAGGAAGCGATCTCCAACTGAAGTGTCTTCAGTTGAGATGAGAAATGGATAGCGACAAGCGTGGTAAATGGGGCCGTTGGGAGCCGGGGGTATAACTAAGGTGTCAAAACATCAAGTAATTCACGTTA is a window encoding:
- the LOC141599027 gene encoding uncharacterized protein LOC141599027 isoform X1; translated protein: MNSASFHSNKLFCDEQVPFRSLDYSMNSHSFVPKDPIKDMEYQCDSADNMIAFSGFSEFHLKAPYIGTESIQNHALLGPYTNNSIDMGSGTFYDGNPVELAALPFYCPYENSGSRRLDTSMLNCLVPKDEVASTESYMNMERHHTEINTYPLQEVKMEEAYESDSFFNCKPSTSNVVPRKFSKRYQRRSRASEVEHNRRTLIAEKMHVLQELLPGSHKFKKGDKEAILDNVVAHVKYLQLQLKELSRSKLGGGSHTAPLSYLEGYGHYHPQDQLIREPLEKEIGSLIQENQDTTLQLLESKGLHMTPTTSIDALRCSL
- the LOC141599027 gene encoding uncharacterized protein LOC141599027 isoform X2 — translated: MNSASFHSNKLFCDEQVPFRSLDYSMNSHSFVPKDPIKDMEYQCDSADNMIAFSGFSEFHLKAPYIGTESIQNHALLGPYTNNSIDMGSGTFYDGNPVELAALPFYCPYENSGSRRLDTSMLNCLVPKDEVASTESYMNMERHHTEHSLKQINTYPLQEVKMEEAYESDSFFNCKPSTSNVVPRKFSKRYQRRSRASEVEHNRRTLIAEKMHVLQELLPGSHKFKKGDKEAILDNVVAHVKYLQLQLKELSRSKLGGGSHTAPLSYLEGYGHYHPQDQLIREPLEKEIGSLIQENQDTTLQLLESKGLHMTPTTSIDALRCSL